ATCAGGCTGAGAGCATTGCCAGCACTTGCCAGGAGGCCCTCACAACGGAGCGCCGGGGACTCGCCACCATCCTAAGTTGGGGCATGGGGCTTTTGGCCCCATTGCAAGCCAAGTTCAGTCCTGCATGTAATAGCGGGTGCCCCTGCTCCACGCGCGGCCGAGGGGGCATAGCAGCTATGTTTCTGGGTACAGTCTGGTCCACCTCAGGGTCACACATAGGTCATGGCCCATGGCCTCAGCCTCTTGTTAGGATTCTGTACATAGGCTCTTGGGGCTGTCATTGCTCTACGTTTTGCTGCCCACTTAGAAGCAGAAGCTGATTACAAGAAATGctcatttctccctttctttcatgGCTTAGCTACCTCCATAGGTAAACTCAAGACCTAGCAAACTCTATAGTTTGGCTGGACCAGGGAAACACAGGAGatgcaaggggggggggggggaaattcCTGTTTTGATGGTAATAGATGGGCACTCACACTGGCCAGAAAGACAGATCGCATCTTCAGCTCTAAATCATTTCATCTGCAGTGATTGGTTGCTTCCATGCAGAAATCCTGCCCTGGGTGTTCCCAAATGGTATCCTGAGATTCAGCTTCGAGAAACAGCAGGGAAAACATATACTCTTTTGACATcgttattttttggaaaaatcaaTGTTCTAATTTTAGCTCAGGGATAGATCATGAGTGGAAAACATGCCGTTTagtacaataataataataataataataataataatacataaggATTCATCATCATTGATAAGGCAAAACAATCCCAAAGTTCATTCCATGATGTACATGTTTTCACTTGAGATTCCCGCAAAGTCTAAGCAAAGGAGGCCACCTCTTCCAAATCCTACCAACTCCAACCTCCTGGTCTTGGGCTCCAAACTACCAGCTGGTTGCTGCTTGATAGCACAGAACCACACAGGCAATAGAGCAGGTGGGACCTGTGCTACAATAGTCTATGCCTACCTAAGAGCTACATTCAAAGCCAGAGCCCTTACATTTAACACCTTGCCCAGTTGTCCTGCCTGCTGGTGAGAAAAGAGGAGCAGGGAAATTAGTTCCTTATACTAATCTTATATATGATTTTGATGGGTTGCTGGAACCAGTTTTTCTGGACTCTCTTTGGACATTATTAGTTAGCAAAGCTAACTGCTGCAAATAAAAGCCGTTCTCTACGCTGATGTAGCATCTCACTTGGAGGAGGCATTTTCCCTAGTTGGTTTTTGCTGACATCATAAAATTTTGCTAATTCATTTCTACTAATTGAGATTCCACTTGGACAGAGGATAAGCAAAGGTTAACATCAGTGTAAGCTAAAGATCAGAGAACCACGTAGTGAAGCAAATGAAGGAGGATGGTTTGCTCCTCCTTGGACGAGGaccatttcttggtttctctaaAACCTCAACGCCAAACCCCAAGCATCCATCTATGACATGGATGGTTCCCTTCCTCTCATTAGGTGGTCCCCCACTCATCAGAAGCAGTCCAGTGTGAGTCTGTGTGGCAAAAGCGATTTGCACCACGTGGCTGAAGTGATCGACGGTACGTTTTCTGTTGCTGGCGATGTGTTTTCGGAAATCACGGATATGCGTGAACCGGGGCCTCCCCCTAAGCTGGTTTCCATCTGTGTGAAGCCTGCATCGGAGCTGCACGAGTAGCCCTTTCTGCTACTTCTGACTTGACGCTCATCAGTTCTTAATGCTGGAGGCCTTACTGCCGTCCCCCACAAATCAAGGGAAGGGGGCATGGCTGGGCCCCGATTCCTCCCACACCGCGGAGACCTGGGGCAGCCTCCTCCCTAAGCGCTCCATCTCCGAGGGGTGTGTGTTTTCATTTCGTTACCCCATTTCAGTCCTCTCGAATCAATGACCTTTGAAGAAGTGAACAAATGTCTGGAAAAATATCATTTCAGTGTATTAAAGGAAATTAAACGGGATAATGAATCTAACCAAGGCACAGTCCAAAATCTATAGCAGTTAGCTTTGCCCCTAGGAAGGGAGGACTTCCATTTTGGAAGAATCAATCGGCGCCTAGGAAATCGGCCTTCAAAGTTTAACTCTTTGACGACACAAATGAGTTCACTGCAGGGGTGGGATGCggccttttcctttccctccgggaagttGAGTGTTAAAAGAAGGGTAGGTTCACtggcccccctcccccgtccTGACTAGCCTAATGCTCAGGCATTCCCTCAGCATATGGAATAAAATGCTGACCCAATTAATCTTGAATTCCAGCCAGCATCTGTGACTCCAAGGTGTCTCAACAGCGGGAAAGCCACTAGAAAAACCAATAATATCATACAATCCCCTTCCAGACTCATCAGATTGCTTGCCTAGCTCTTTCTGCTATCTCCGCTGTCGGATGGGACACTAGGGGGTGTCCTGGCAAGCCAGCGCACTCACCAGCCCCCACTCACCAGCCCCCACTCACCAGCCCCCACGGTCGGTCCGCCGCGCCAGGCCACGACAGCCCCGCACGGGGCCTAACCGAAACCTCTCGGGAGCGCAGACACATTAGGAATGGGGCTAATCTGGTGGAGAGTCTCCTGTCAGCTGCTGAGATTCCATTTGGCTTCAGAAAATAAATGCAGAGGATACgtcaaatccatttttatttctaattaaaacaGATGGCAGGTCTCCTCCCAGCAGTGAGCTTGCTCATGTATTGACATATTTGCGACTAAACACCCCTTCTCCTAACCTACCCGCGCACACCCGTGTACATGTGTACGTGCGAAGACATGCTCGCATCTGCATCTGTGCTACACGCACAGGCACCACCAATcctctgaaattaattttctttctttattcagagCATCCTCAAAACAGTAAAAGATGACCTTTGGGAGACTGCACGTACCCAAATCTaatcatttctgggtttttcttcttctgatccCTGTGTTTATACTTTCCAGCTGCCCGGTCCTGTCATCCTGCCTAAGGTGTGGACCCACTTTgccctgtggttttttttaattggcaaacAATGATAATGCAGCTCCCCCAACAAAAAGCGGAATGCAGAATGGGAAGTAGATCTCCCCAAATGCACTATCTTAAAACCACAGTGATGATGACCacgtttgttcattttcttccagcACAATTTGGTAGACGGCTtcctttcacttaacatgatttcataagtgtttttctaGGATACTAAGTAATCTTTATAATTATCATTCTAATGGCCACACTGAGTGGACGTACACCACCGTTTACTTAACCGTTTACCTATTGTTAGGCTTTTAGTTGCTTCCATTTTCCACTCCTTGAAGCtggaatgaacatttttatataaactatTAATTTAAAGCAGCACACAGAGATGAGTCTCCATCACTAATCTAAAAATACAAGGTTTATATATTTACAACTCACATTTGATTATGCACTTTAATTTGAGGGTAATTAAGACATTTACATTCCGAACAGCTCCTCGACATCGAGCTCTCCCCGAGCCAGACGGGCTCAACCGTGACTCGCCGTATTCACCTCAAGACGGCACAGTCCGATGAATTCCAAAACAccattttcttatgaaaaataaacttgatgAACTCCCGCTGCTCGGGAGCCAAGAGATTAACTCCAAGAACCAGAGCCCACGGTCCTCGGAGGTGACACGGCCAGGGCGAGCCAGCGCCGAACATGCCCGTGTGGCTTCCCGAGGAGTCCAGCCCTCCGGGCAGCCCCCACCACGTCTGTGCCCAGGGACAGGTGTGCTCATGGGACCCACCTGGAGCTTCTCTGCACAACCTGCAGCCGGAGACCCTGTGACAGGCTGAGGAAATTGCTCAGACAAGTTCCAGCCTTTGGATGCTTTCTCAGGTTCACCGCAGGGCACTTCCTTCAGGCTACAGGTTTCCCTGGGCAGGGCAGTGGTTCGGTGCCTTGGGATTTAGAGGGATCCAGGCAGGGGCCCTCAAGGGGCAGGACTCCcagcaaatttttttttggtaaaaattttaccaaaaaaaaaaaaaatctagaggttCAATTTCTCAATCTGTAATTTGAGGACAGCAATAGTGCGTCCCCTGTGAGGCTGCCCTGAGGGTCACAAGGAGACGCAAGTGCCCTGCAGACAGCGCTGGCATTTGATAAGAGAAGTACACGCGGACTGCGCGTTGACATCACACCGTAACACGTGCACActaattgctgaatgaatgagtgcagGCACGACGGATGAATGAAGTGCGCCGCAAGGTTTGACCGGCGGGATGTCTTCTGTTAGAACGCCCATATTTCCTTTCCTGACAAAAACATCTCCTTAATGATCTCTACCAGCCCGCATCCCCCCTGCCCCATGAACAGTAAGTGAAGGCCCTGGAAAGGGGTAACCATTTCATATGAAAAGTAATTCCTAACGTCCAGGAAAATTGCATTTTAAGGCTTTAGAAAACGCCACCCAGGCATCAAAAGGTGCACAGATCTCCATCTGAAGTCCAAATAAGTCAACTATAAGAATCCTTTGATGTCTTACTTATCAGTGAGATGAGGACAATTCAATATCTACCACTTTAAAACCGAATTCACCAACAAACTaccctgaggaaaaaaagaaaaaaaaaatccccaagtaCCACCATGATTTTTACTaataggaaaatgatttttatatacttaGCAACTCCCTGTAAAACCGAGAAGAGCTTAgaattgctttattattattattattttgccactGGCAATTAATTTTTCGGATTTGTTTCATTAGGTTGATGGTTGGGTCCAAGATTCAGAATATCTTTCCAAACCAGCAGACTGatgtaagaaaattatttcagtgcAGTTCCTGGCAAATCGCGATGATGAATAGCATGGTAGGACAAACTTATTCAGACACACATTTTTCAGGAGTGGCAGGGAAAAGGCTGAAAAATCACTAGTAAATTGCTTTTTGTAAAAATGCTCTCCCTTTCAAATTTTCCCTAGTAGGAAGGTCTTCTGCGGAATGATGGCACAATATAGTGTGACAGAGCTGGGCAACAAAGAGGCAGTTCAAGAGTGATTATGAGATAGGAGGGTTGagatttaattttctcattatcCCCCCCAACACACCCACGTGCCTTCCCCACACCAAGTCCACTTTAACCTGTTGGGGTAAGTGTCTGTAAAAGATCTATATTACCTGTCTTTAGCAGCCATGCTCTACGCTCCCCACTCTCCAGAATCTAGTCCTCCCAACACAGCGCCAGGAGATGATACGGCTCCGTTCCATTCCTTCCCTTTACAGGTCTCTCCAAAACTGCCAGGAGGCCTCCAGCTATCCTCAGAACCCAGTAAAGCTCCAGAAGCCAAAGAAGGCTTATGCTAAGTCTTCTCCAGACTTCCTAGGAGATGGACCGTTTTGGGTAATTCCTTAGTCAGAGGACACACAGATGCAGAATGTGGCACGAGGATGTGGCTCCCTCctggctcagcacagagctgggcCTTTTCCAGATGAGCCCTTGAGAACAGGCACCTTCTAGATCATCCATGCCCCCGGGTGTCAGGACACTGCCATCTGTTCCTGGTCATTCACTCTGCTCTCCCATGCCCGTCCCTTTCAGGGACACACTCCAGCACCCACGATGAATGGTCTGGTGTGGTGGTTCTTACCCAGGGGTGGCTGTGCTCTGCCACCCCCCAGAGCcctttggcaatgtctggagacctTTCTAGCTGGCATACTGAGAGGCTGCTCCTtccatctagtgggtagaagctgGGATGCTGCTCGACATTTCTGCGTGCACAGGAGGAGAACAGTCACCCAGCCTAAATGCCTGAGAAACCCTGGCCCTCTGACTTACACCAAATTCTGCAGAGCAGATTTCTGCTGTCCTCCAACATGACTACCAGTTCATCGTCATGGCATAAGTGATGAAATAATTAAGTTTTCTCTAAGCCTTTTTGTCAGTGAGTCTAGTGGAGACCTGCACAGTGCCAGGGCCATGCTGGTTTGTGATGCAGAGGCCAATTTAACAGAGTCTCCAGACGGCAGGGAGAGGCAGTTCTAGAACAAAGTCTCACATGAGGACTCTGGGCTTCTCCCCACTTCTTTTCCTTCACCAGACCACCATGCCCACTGGCCTGCAATCCTAACCCAATAAGAACTAAGGGTAGGGGGAGGTGTCCTGCCTGTGTTGGACATTTGACATCATGATAAACAGCATGACCTCAGGCACCTGGGAGATAAGGATCCGGCTCCTGCCTGTATGTCCTACTTACTGTGTGACATTAACAAATGATATAACCTCTCTGATCCCCACTTTGCTCCTTCAAATGGGCCGCACGGCACGGAAGGTGTTAGGTATAGTCTTCATACATCAGTGGAGCTCCTGGCAGCCCACTCACTCACTGACTTCTAGAGCGGCTGTGACGACCCACCCAGTTCCCTGGTCATTTCTGGAAAAGCGACCCTGGAGGTTTCAGTCCTGGGTTCACAGGCTCCTCCCACGACAGACCAAAGGGCCTGTCAACAGGTGGACCGGGCAGTGCGGCCCGAGCTGGTTCTCATTCCGCTAGCTCATGTCCATGTCCTTGCCTCTCTGCACACGGTGCTCCAACGCCAGGCCCCTGCACACCCCAGTTCCCCCCATCTATTTTCTTCTCAAACACAAACTCACAAACAACATaactatattttcttcctttaagttCAGCCCGCAAGAAAATTCTTCCACGTGCGATGAGCAGCTGTGAATCTGCCTGATAAAGTGAAGGCATTTACCCCACTGGTATTCCCCAGAGGGATCGTCGGCCACCTGCACCTTTTTAGATGCATTTAATAATTCAGCCCAAGATGAATTTGCATGATTAACATAAAgccttgtgattttattttctttcaggatttaAATACTGAAACAACcaccattgttttcattttcagaggTTGTGATCAAAACACAAAACTTGATTctagaatgaataattttttaaagaaaaaaaaaagtattttcaaataccACTCTCCCCAGAATCAAAGAAAAGAGTTGCTAACGCTGTCCTTGTAGACGCAGGGAAACCCAGTGTTCTTCTCTAGGGCTAGTGTTAACCCATTAGAGGCAAGCCACAGCGCAAAGACTCATCCTTTCTGGTCTCCCCATAGAGCAGGATGCCGTGTCGTCCCATGGCATCCATAGCGGCTAAGACAAATAGATTCATTTGAGTCCCTCGTGTAGGGCTCTCCACATTTATCTGATCAGGACTTCGAATCTCCAATAAGAAAACAGCAATTCTCTTGGATTCCAATAATAGATTAATCACGTCATCCTCAAAAACTAGTAAAAACCCAAACCGAGTAAGATGCATTTGGAAAACCATCTGCCTATGAAGTGGGGACGTGTATGTGAAATGATAATTTGCAAAGCGGAAAGAGGCAGCATCGTTGGGCTTCTTGATGAATATAGTAAAACAGGTTTGTCTAATGGGGAAACATGCATTACTATCAAAAGAAACGAGTGTATCCCACATGGAAAAGCAAGCAGGCTTTAATATCTGAGAAGCATTTCAAGCTGTGCCTGCCAGCAATTCTCCGCCTGTCTGATTTTCCTTAACATAAAGGCCAGCCTcacctgtttaaaaaataattaggaagcaGGCAGTAGTCCCGTTCGCTGGAAGTCGGTGCGGCGCGTGTGTTCGcgtgtgtgtttctgtgtcccTGACGTCTGTGTTGCTGTTTCTGAACGCAGGAATCATGGTCAGTAAGGAAACCAGCAAATGCGTACTCACGACGTCCGAGGGTGAAGTGGAACCTGCCGCCTGCCTGGCCCTGGAGATGAAGTATGCCCTGGATCCCAACCGGCAGATTAAAAAACGGAATAAAGCCCTACAGGTGCGGTTTAAGGACATCTGCGAGGCGCAGAATGAGCAGCGGGACGCGCAGCTCCCGGCGGGGCCGCCGGGCGACAGGCGGGAGGCCAAGCCCGCGTCCTCCAGGGCGGCCTACCGCAAGTACATGACCGTGCCCGCTCGCAGGTCCATCCCCAATGTCACCAAGAGCACGGGCGTGCAGACCTCGCCGGACCTCAAAAAGTGCTACCAGACCTTCCCTCTGGACCGCAAGAAAGGGAACCTCAAGGGCATCCCGGCGGCGGATGCCTTTAAAAGTCAAAACAACGGGTTCGGGCCGGACGCCAAGGACAAGCGCGAGGAGGGCCCCGGGGAGGCCGGCCGGCCGTGGGGTGGCGGCCGGGTGCCCAAGGCGGCGGCCCCGGTGGCCCACTCGGACGAGCACGTGGACGCGCTGGAGCGGCCGGCCGCGGTCAACTGTGCGGAGCCGGGCGGCGGCCCTGCCGAGGCCAGCTGCCCAGACGGGGCCCTGCCCGACGCCCCGGGGCCCGAGCCCGCGCTGCCCGGGAAGCCGAGGCCCGGCCGCGCAACGCCGGACACCGACGAGGCCGCTCCGGCGGCCCACGGGACGCTGTTTAAGACAGAGGTGGCCACCGTGTACACGCCtgcccccgggccccggggccccgaggCCGCCTGGTCAAACCCCGGTGCCCCGGGCGAGCGGCCCCTCTGCCCGGCGGCCGAGCAGGAGCCCAGGAGGGCCGCGCGCCTCGATGGGCTCCGGGctgccccgggccccgcggccgccTGCTCGCCTCCGACGCAGTGCCTGTCCCCCGAATGTAGTGAGCAGCCCCCGCAGACTCGAGCCCTGCCGGGGGAGGAGAGCCAGCCTTGCCCCCCGGCCGCCACGGCGGGCGAAGAATGCCGACAAATCGTGCCTCACACGGAGGTGGTCGACCTGAAAGCACAGCTGCAGGTGATGGAGGACCTGATCAGTTCCAGCCAGGAAACCATCAAAGTGCTCTTGGGGGTCATTCAGGAGTTGGAGAAAGGAGAGGCCCATCGGGAAGGGTATGTATGCCCACGTTTCTCGTGAAGCCGTGCgggctcaccccccccccccaggggccccgTGTAGTCTCCAGGGCCCAGACCCGTAGCCAGAGCAGTGCCAGCATTTCTGCGGACAGGTGATAGTCCAAGGACAGCGCAAgctcgggggggcggggggcccgggttATTTTGTGAGGCTAGGACTTCACTGTATACTCGCCGTGAAGACGTACTTGGTGCTTGGCATTCATCTGCCTGGCCTGGAATTTAAATCCTATACCtctgttttgaatgaatgaactgacGGGTCTTAACTTTGGATGTCCTAGGACAAAAGGTTTATTAGGATATGGATGAGGTATAACAGGTACACCAGTCCAAAAGGGCTAAATGAGAAACCACTCGCCTCTTAGGAATCctatgacagaagaaaaaaaaagaattgaaatggcATCTGCAAAGCAAATGCTGACTTGGTTATATTAAATCGTTAGAGTAACATTGATATTCAGGACTGTACAAGGCCTCACACAATAGAGGGTATGTTTCTCTGTCCCGATGTGGAGCTCCTAGAAGCAATGCTTAGCCTTAGGCAAGCCCTGTCTGTGTGATTAGGAGACTGTGCCTTTCCCCCTACGAGTTGTCTTCTGTGTGCAGCTGGGCTAGAGAGGGAATCATACCCAGTTGGTGGCCCAGACCACCCAGCATTGATAACAGAGTGCTGAGctttgttttccatcttttgaACTTGGAAATTGTGCGGCAGCAAATTTAAAGGCAGCTGACCTAACAGTAAGGATGGTAGCCGTGAGCCCCCTAGCTAGAAGGACCCGGCAGTGTGCTTCACGGAAACAAATATGCCAGCAGTGCTCTAGTGCCACGCTTCTCGAGAAACATTGCCCATGGCTTCTGGCCTTCATCTTGACTGCCAGGTTTTCTGTTTCCCATTTCCCCTCGGCACAGTCTGGACTCCCTGCAGCCTGTGGTCTGGAGGGGGGTTCTGAGGCATGTGGTTAGTTAGTTGTGCTTAGTTCCCACCCTGGGGACCTCTACCCCTGGGTATGTGAGCTAGCAGCCAGCATGAAGGGAAGCCAAGAAATGCATCACCGGGGCAGCAGATCACCGATGCAGTTTCCTCAGGAGGATTTTTGTGCTTTGGTTATACCGTGTTTGCATATCACAAACAAGGGGGAGGAGACGGTCTCTATGGCCCAAGGCAGGAGGCAAGGCTTAGGCCGTGGCTCCAGAGGCAAGGTGCCTGGTGCAGGTTCTGCACCTGGTTTCTGGCTTTTCCAACTGACTGCAGGTGACCCATCTGTAAGAAGAGTTGGTTCTCAAGAACTCCACACGCCCCCCCCCCGCAACCTGCCCGCCATGCAAAGTACAGTCTGCATTTGATGGTATTTAGCTGTCAGCCAATCATAAGCTAATCTCTGTGGAGATCAGTGATAACCTAACATTATAGAATGTTTTCAAAAGGCCTCTTTCAGCCTTGGgtttacatttccattttcatcCTATTTCAGTCATTTAGACTTGAATACGTACACATCCGAAAGCAACACGCTCAGGTGGGTCTAAAAAGGGACTAGGCGATCGGGATACCACATTCCCACTGAAGACTGAACAAGCCTAACAGGGTCCCAATAGGGACCCATTCCCTGACTTCAATACAGCTTGTAGTGACTGGACTCAGACAGCAAGATAGGAAGATACCAACATTACTTGCTGGGGCatccaccccccccaaaaaaattaaaaacaaagaagccaCCAAACGGTATTAAGCCAAATGCATATACTAAATGTGTACGCTCACAAGGGGAGGTGCCGAGCTAAAACCCGCCAAGGCTGAACACACATGGATACGCCATGAAAGGAGAATCACATTTAGATGTGTCCTCCTTATCCTATTAGAACAAGTGTAGAGATTTGTTTTACATGGGATCCTCTGAGTTCTCTGCAACGCTGCCAGTCTACACGGTGCTCTTGCACTTACTGAGACATCTTTAGGGTGGGAATTCTGACTCTGAGGACCTGGGCCAAGGGCTCCACTCCTCTGTGTCCCATGTCTTCACCCGTAGGTTGGAGATCATCACTCATCCTATAGACGGAAGTAGAGGATGATGTGGGGTGACCCTCTAATGCAGTTAGCCCACAGCCAGGTGCATCTGAATGGGTTGATAACTGCAGTGGCACGAGCACTGATTGGTCTAGCTGGTCAAAGATGCTGGGGTTTGGGGAACACTTAGCAGCCCCACATCTGAGTCCAGTGTGATGAATGTACCCGCCACACTCCCAGCACACAGGCTTCCACCAATATTCTTCCTACAAGCCCTGAGCTGCTCTAACCAGTACAGTACCCACCAGACACAAACTCCGATTAATTACAACTCAGATTAATTACAATTGTAAATTCAGTTTTTTGGTCCTACTGGGAACATCTCAGGTGCTCGAGAGCCATACATGATGACTGGCCATTGCATAGTACACAGAGCACTGCCAAGGTTACAAGACATCCTTCACCCTGGTCTCCCCAAAATGGGGCACAGCGCCTGGCTCTTAACTGTATGAGGACTGAGCACCACAGATCAAGGCCAAGGGTGAGCTGAGTTTAAAATCAACCCCTAGTTCACCTGCTGCCTGCACATGACGAGCTTGCTGCAGAACAGCAGTTGAGTGTCCTGGTGAATTCCCACGTCTCTTCTAGACCTTCCCTTCCACCTCGATCTCTGAGCCCTCTGGACTTGGGTAACAGTCACATGACTTCAAACTCCAAGGCCACCCTAGAGGTGGGCCCTCTTGCCAATGCCCGAGGTCATTAATTTGGCCAAATTCCACCACTCTTAACCATGGCAGGATGTGGGAGGCCAGCAGCCTCACAGATGTGCAGAGAAGAGGCAAGCTCCTTCTCTATCCCTCTCCTGGGTTTCTGACACCAGCACAGAGCCGGAGGGTGGAAGACAGGTGTGTTGGCTCATCTTTAACAACTGGTACTGGGGGTGGGGCAACAGCATTTGCTGATTTTCGTGGTGTAAATATTGCTGTCGTGGCCAATTTCAACCAGAtcacaaaatctgaaaaatttaaCGTTCCGCTCTTTTGAGCATTAAACCATGCCCCTGAAAGGCATGCTCCAGGACCATCACGCTAAAGGAGGAATTTGCAGGACTTACTGTACGTACTCCATCTAAGCCAGTGGAATAGATGTTCTCGTTGCAtctcatggtttaaaaaaaacttttgtacaCAGATTATTATATCATTATGTAACACTGACGAAGAATTTCATGACCAAGTTAAAATACTAGTAGAGTTTTCTAGAGTTTACAAAATCAACAGTGGAGAATGCTCAGAAGCTGGGTAAAATCAGTTTCTCTCCCCGTCTTCCACCCCTAATTAAGCATGGAGAGCCTACTTTGTAAAGAGTTTGCCCACACTGGGAGGAGACCTAGTGAggacaggcatttttttttaaagattttatttatttattcatgagagagaggggggcagagacatagagaagaagtaggc
This portion of the Vulpes lagopus strain Blue_001 chromosome 2, ASM1834538v1, whole genome shotgun sequence genome encodes:
- the INSYN2A gene encoding inhibitory synaptic factor 2A isoform X1; translation: MVSKETSKCVLTTSEGEVEPAACLALEMKYALDPNRQIKKRNKALQVRFKDICEAQNEQRDAQLPAGPPGDRREAKPASSRAAYRKYMTVPARRSIPNVTKSTGVQTSPDLKKCYQTFPLDRKKGNLKGIPAADAFKSQNNGFGPDAKDKREEGPGEAGRPWGGGRVPKAAAPVAHSDEHVDALERPAAVNCAEPGGGPAEASCPDGALPDAPGPEPALPGKPRPGRATPDTDEAAPAAHGTLFKTEVATVYTPAPGPRGPEAAWSNPGAPGERPLCPAAEQEPRRAARLDGLRAAPGPAAACSPPTQCLSPECSEQPPQTRALPGEESQPCPPAATAGEECRQIVPHTEVVDLKAQLQVMEDLISSSQETIKVLLGVIQELEKGEAHREGLSYRTGQDTANCDTCRNSACIIYSVELDFKQQEDKLQPVLKKLHPFEETQVAPSPYSQEPYSATPKQKSKPESKKHGRWKLWFL
- the INSYN2A gene encoding inhibitory synaptic factor 2A isoform X2, with product MVSKETSKCVLTTSEGEVEPAACLALEMKYALDPNRQIKKRNKALQVRFKDICEAQNEQRDAQLPAGPPGDRREAKPASSRAAYRKYMTVPARRSIPNVTKSTGVQTSPDLKKCYQTFPLDRKKGNLKGIPAADAFKSQNNGFGPDAKDKREEGPGEAGRPWGGGRVPKAAAPVAHSDEHVDALERPAAVNCAEPGGGPAEASCPDGALPDAPGPEPALPGKPRPGRATPDTDEAAPAAHGTLFKTEVATVYTPAPGPRGPEAAWSNPGAPGERPLCPAAEQEPRRAARLDGLRAAPGPAAACSPPTQCLSPECSEQPPQTRALPGEESQPCPPAATAGEECRQIVPHTEVVDLKAQLQVMEDLISSSQETIKVLLGVIQELEKGEAHREGVELDFKQQEDKLQPVLKKLHPFEETQVAPSPYSQEPYSATPKQKSKPESKKHGRWKLWFL
- the INSYN2A gene encoding inhibitory synaptic factor 2A isoform X3; this translates as MVSKETSKCVLTTSEGEVEPAACLALEMKYALDPNRQIKKRNKALQVRFKDICEAQNEQRDAQLPAGPPGDRREAKPASSRAAYRKYMTVPARRSIPNVTKSTGVQTSPDLKKCYQTFPLDRKKGNLKGIPAADAFKSQNNGFGPDAKDKREEGPGEAGRPWGGGRVPKAAAPVAHSDEHVDALERPAAVNCAEPGGGPAEASCPDGALPDAPGPEPALPGKPRPGRATPDTDEAAPAAHGTLFKTEVATVYTPAPGPRGPEAAWSNPGAPGERPLCPAAEQEPRRAARLDGLRAAPGPAAACSPPTQCLSPECSEQPPQTRALPGEESQPCPPAATAGEECRQIVPHTEVVDLKAQLQVMEDLISSSQETIKVLLGVIQELEKGEAHREGLSYRTGQDTANCDTCRNSACIIYRGEVSELGKQNQTARWRQVTFDRGEDTTRASSPREE
- the INSYN2A gene encoding inhibitory synaptic factor 2A isoform X4, whose product is MVSKETSKCVLTTSEGEVEPAACLALEMKYALDPNRQIKKRNKALQVRFKDICEAQNEQRDAQLPAGPPGDRREAKPASSRAAYRKYMTVPARRSIPNVTKSTGVQTSPDLKKCYQTFPLDRKKGNLKGIPAADAFKSQNNGFGPDAKDKREEGPGEAGRPWGGGRVPKAAAPVAHSDEHVDALERPAAVNCAEPGGGPAEASCPDGALPDAPGPEPALPGKPRPGRATPDTDEAAPAAHGTLFKTEVATVYTPAPGPRGPEAAWSNPGAPGERPLCPAAEQEPRRAARLDGLRAAPGPAAACSPPTQCLSPECSEQPPQTRALPGEESQPCPPAATAGEECRQIVPHTEVVDLKAQLQVMEDLISSSQETIKVLLGVIQELEKGEAHREGLSYRTGQDTANCDTCRNSACIIYRREEMKSTRTGL